From a single Vitis vinifera cultivar Pinot Noir 40024 chromosome 18, ASM3070453v1 genomic region:
- the LOC100243742 gene encoding chaperone protein dnaJ 11, chloroplastic, translating to MFSAAPFSSSHFVVPKVAVNQRASPPTYVRFRQPKVSASYTATAERTMSHIANPASLYDVLGINMGATCQEIKAAYRRLARVSHPDVVANSQKDTSADEFIKIHAAYATLSDPEKRADYDRTLFRRRRPVSSPFAMSASAATMGSSPASVFSGRSSLRWETDQCW from the coding sequence ATGTTTTCAGCAGCGCCTTTCAGCTCCTCTCATTTCGTTGTCCCAAAAGTCGCCGTCAACCAGCGGGCTTCGCCTCCTACGTACGTCAGATTCCGGCAGCCAAAGGTATCCGCCAGTTACACGGCGACCGCCGAGAGAACGATGTCGCACATTGCAAATCCTGCATCACTCTACGACGTCCTTGGGATTAACATGGGCGCCACGTGTCAGGAGATCAAGGCGGCGTATCGACGGTTAGCCAGAGTTTCGCATCCCGACGTCGTGGCTAACAGCCAAAAGGATACATCAGCGGATGAGTTCATCAAGATCCACGCGGCCTACGCCACTCTGTCAGATCCGGAGAAACGCGCCGATTATGATCGCACTCTTTTCAGGCGACGGCGGCCGGTGAGTTCTCCGTTCGCAATGTCCGCATCTGCGGCGACTATGGGGAGTTCGCCGGCTTCAGTATTTTCCGGCCGTTCTAGCCTGAGATGGGAGACAGATCAGTGTTGGTAG